The proteins below are encoded in one region of Flavobacterium nackdongense:
- a CDS encoding SusC/RagA family TonB-linked outer membrane protein: protein MRKAFLLLLFIGFYSSIYAQVNVKGKVIDKISKESLPGATIQVDGTSRGVVTNEKGEFEIVAPKGSQSLAISFMGYKSQKVSVKPNLTIELESTNTSLNEVVVVGYGTMRKSDVTGSVGKVNVSDIQKVTSIDAARALQGRVAGVNVISNSGSPGAGVRIRIRGIGTINNSDPLYVVDGFPMGDISHIAPTDIESMEVLKDASATAIYGSRGANGVILVKTRTGSKSSKFEVSGTVLTGVSVANKKLDLADATEFANARKSIGMTDDIINYVLDQQAAGNYLKGTDWQKEIYRQAFNTRYNVAISGNTEKYTYDHGITASTEEGVVKGTKLDKFMFHSNNNLKLTDKIKFGMIYNYIHYERPSERNDFYSGTIPGALRSDPISVPFDNYTNFFGEIYYSQAATNPALSIYLAEKQKSIGNRFMGNFYLQFDDLWTEGLSFRSQFGTIMDFNEYKAYSPEYFITPTQKNDISSLNQSRGQGWNWVFTNYFSYNKKFDKLNINATLGTEMQANEYSDIWATGYDVPESASLQYLGAHKDAVLFGLGGGKSENRLQSAFFRGNFSWENKYVLTATVRLDGSSKFLPEQRWGTFPSFAGSWNVNKESFMSGIDKTLSTLKLRAGWGLVGNQGSAGNFDYVSSVNGGYVYSLNGVPTEGAVQLQLANTELTWENSEQFNVGVDFGLFDNSLTGTVDYFIRNTNDMILSKPIPTYAGMKKPAVNAGTMQNKGWEFTLNYANNKNAFKYDLGLNFALIKNEITSLAGGDPIRSGGAGRLGNTTKTEIGREISYFYGYQTDGLFKTQEQLDAYSLNNTPIQPNAGLGDVKFVDRNGDGKITELDMTYLGSASPDITGGFNVNLSYKGFDMVMFFVGSYGNEIVNSMRQTLYNSKMFETNISRDMAINSWTPSNPNSNIPRLNAADLNKNTENFSDLYVEDGSYIRLKNIQLGYTIPSAQSKKFGVNNFRVYTTIDNLLTFTKYTGLDPELFGLYGNPFYYGVDMVNYPQPTTYSVGININF, encoded by the coding sequence ATGAGAAAAGCATTTTTATTGCTATTATTTATCGGATTTTATTCCTCGATTTACGCTCAAGTAAATGTGAAAGGAAAAGTCATCGATAAAATATCCAAAGAATCGCTGCCTGGCGCTACAATTCAGGTCGATGGCACCAGCCGTGGTGTGGTTACAAATGAAAAAGGTGAATTTGAAATTGTCGCTCCTAAAGGCAGTCAATCACTTGCCATTTCTTTTATGGGGTACAAATCTCAAAAAGTATCCGTTAAGCCAAATCTTACTATAGAACTCGAGTCTACCAACACCAGTCTGAACGAAGTGGTCGTTGTAGGATACGGAACAATGCGAAAAAGCGATGTTACGGGAAGCGTTGGCAAAGTAAATGTAAGCGATATTCAAAAGGTGACCTCGATCGATGCAGCAAGAGCACTTCAAGGTCGTGTAGCGGGTGTAAATGTAATTTCGAATTCAGGAAGTCCCGGTGCAGGAGTAAGAATTCGTATTCGTGGCATTGGTACTATCAATAATTCCGATCCTCTTTATGTAGTGGACGGTTTTCCAATGGGCGATATCAGCCACATCGCTCCGACCGACATTGAAAGTATGGAAGTGTTGAAAGATGCATCGGCAACAGCCATTTATGGTTCAAGAGGGGCAAATGGTGTGATCCTAGTGAAAACACGTACTGGTTCCAAAAGCAGCAAATTTGAAGTTTCTGGAACCGTATTGACAGGTGTTTCTGTTGCAAACAAAAAATTGGATCTTGCTGATGCTACCGAGTTTGCCAATGCAAGAAAATCGATAGGAATGACCGATGATATAATTAACTATGTGCTGGATCAACAAGCTGCAGGTAATTACTTGAAAGGTACCGACTGGCAAAAAGAAATTTACCGTCAGGCATTTAACACGCGATATAATGTGGCGATTTCTGGTAACACAGAGAAATACACCTACGATCACGGTATAACTGCCTCTACCGAAGAAGGAGTTGTTAAAGGAACAAAGCTTGATAAATTTATGTTTCATTCCAATAACAATTTAAAATTGACCGACAAAATCAAGTTTGGTATGATTTACAATTACATACACTATGAAAGACCGAGCGAAAGAAATGATTTTTATAGTGGAACTATTCCAGGTGCTTTACGCTCTGATCCTATTTCAGTCCCATTTGACAATTATACCAATTTTTTTGGTGAAATATACTACTCACAAGCCGCTACAAATCCCGCCTTGTCTATATATCTAGCCGAAAAACAAAAAAGCATTGGCAATCGATTTATGGGTAATTTTTACCTACAGTTTGATGATCTTTGGACCGAGGGTCTGTCCTTCCGTTCACAGTTTGGAACTATTATGGATTTTAACGAATACAAAGCTTATAGTCCAGAATATTTCATTACACCAACACAAAAAAATGATATTTCGTCACTGAATCAAAGTAGAGGTCAAGGATGGAATTGGGTATTTACCAACTATTTCTCCTATAATAAAAAATTTGACAAGCTAAACATCAACGCCACTTTAGGAACGGAAATGCAGGCAAACGAATATTCTGATATTTGGGCCACAGGTTATGATGTGCCAGAAAGTGCCTCTTTGCAATATTTAGGAGCACATAAAGACGCTGTTTTATTTGGTCTTGGTGGAGGAAAAAGTGAAAACCGTTTGCAATCAGCGTTTTTCCGTGGAAACTTCTCTTGGGAAAACAAATATGTATTGACCGCGACAGTTCGTTTAGACGGTAGTTCTAAGTTTTTGCCGGAACAACGTTGGGGCACGTTCCCCTCTTTTGCAGGTAGCTGGAACGTCAATAAAGAATCATTCATGTCGGGAATTGACAAGACCTTATCCACCTTAAAGCTTCGCGCTGGTTGGGGTTTAGTGGGTAACCAAGGTAGCGCTGGTAATTTTGATTATGTCTCAAGCGTGAATGGTGGTTATGTGTATTCGTTAAACGGCGTCCCTACGGAGGGTGCGGTTCAGCTACAGCTTGCGAATACCGAACTCACTTGGGAAAATTCAGAACAGTTTAATGTTGGTGTCGATTTTGGATTATTTGACAATTCACTTACAGGTACCGTAGATTATTTTATTCGAAACACCAACGATATGATTCTTTCAAAACCTATTCCTACCTATGCAGGTATGAAAAAACCAGCCGTCAATGCTGGTACCATGCAAAACAAAGGATGGGAGTTCACTTTGAATTATGCCAATAATAAAAATGCGTTCAAATACGACCTAGGTTTAAATTTTGCCTTAATCAAAAATGAAATAACTAGCTTGGCAGGCGGAGACCCTATCCGCAGTGGTGGTGCTGGTAGATTAGGCAATACAACTAAAACCGAAATAGGTAGAGAGATTTCTTATTTCTATGGTTACCAAACCGATGGACTTTTCAAAACACAAGAACAATTGGACGCCTATTCTTTGAACAATACTCCTATTCAGCCCAACGCAGGTCTTGGAGACGTAAAATTTGTGGATAGAAACGGCGATGGTAAAATTACCGAATTGGACATGACCTACTTGGGTAGTGCAAGTCCTGATATTACTGGTGGTTTCAATGTAAATCTTTCTTATAAAGGATTTGATATGGTGATGTTTTTCGTAGGCTCATACGGCAACGAAATTGTAAATTCTATGCGTCAGACGTTGTATAATTCAAAAATGTTTGAAACCAATATCAGTCGTGATATGGCCATAAACTCTTGGACGCCTAGTAATCCTAATTCAAATATACCACGTTTAAATGCGGCGGATTTGAATAAAAACACTGAAAACTTCTCGGATTTATATGTTGAAGACGGTTCGTATATCCGACTAAAAAACATTCAATTGGGATATACAATTCCATCAGCACAATCAAAAAAATTCGGGGTAAACAATTTTAGAGTCTATACCACAATCGATAACTTATTGACTTTTACAAAATACACGGGTCTTGATCCTGAATTGTTTGGTTTGTACGGAAATCCATTCTATTATGGAGTAGATATGGTCAATTATCCTCAACCTACAACTTATTCAGTGGGTATC